In Electrophorus electricus isolate fEleEle1 chromosome 1, fEleEle1.pri, whole genome shotgun sequence, a single window of DNA contains:
- the epor gene encoding erythropoietin receptor: MSNEKINILIVYILCLASVANAGQTFESKVSQLQRDEPENIKCFSERMRDLTCFWEEKEQRNGSSDQYTFTYTYQYQNENSSVCAISELPMLGASGRKLFVCRLTRIEFFVTLHLCVFHGGRKLYNRSLLIDHVFLLDPPANLSVVSTGKLGQLNVSWLPPALKYMDDSMMYEVRYVVEGSARKTEVVMGNTRLTLRGLQPSSKYEVQVRVKPDGITYNGYWSAWSDPEFGTTVPIDMDPLIVALVLIITLILMVLSLTVLLSYHKFLLKKVWPDIPSPEHKFQGLFTVYKGDFQKWLGHSSGNSRVVHVYNEELPSPLEVLSEASVAPPLPSHKNALRPAPTTRVASFLREQPEAMEEVVNQLDTRGIDTYLTDTLQEPSHAHWLMEQLRTLQEHPEALTQSFLESQDTYVTLNQNSQHPRAEGEGRGNDALDELLPLQALFASRETSLLAVSHSDLGSLQQSSGSGRLSLQSSFEYPNHTWVPKGLEYTYMAVADSGVSMDYSPMSSSRTVNMSKGTIYPNEYKNDILGLRQPLSGRPIHSWL, from the exons ATGTCCAACGAGAAGATAAACATATTGATCGTTTATATACTTTGCTTGGCTTCGGTTGCGAACGCAGGGCAAACCTTTGAAAGCAAAG TATCTCAACTGCAGCGTGATGAGCCAGAGAACATTAAATGCTTTTCTGAGAGAATGAGGGACTTAACCTGCTTCTGGGAGGAAAAGGAGCAGAGAAATGGTTCTTCTGATCAGTACACATTTACCTATACCTACCAATACCA GaatgaaaacagcagtgtgtgtgccaTATCTGAACTGCCTATGCTGGGAGCTAGTGGTAGGAAACTGTTTGTCTGCAGGCTGACCCGGATCGAGTTCTTTGTGactctccacctgtgtgtgtttcatgggGGGCGGAAACTCTACAATCGCAGTCTCCTCATTGACCATGTCT tcCTGTTGGATCCTCCTGCTAACCTCTCTGTAGTGAGCACAGGGAAACTAGGGCAGCTCAATGTGAGCTGGTTGCCTCCTGCCCTCAAGTACATGGATGACAGTATGATGTACGAGGTCAGATATGTGGTGGAAGGGAGCGCCAGAAAGACG GAAGTGGTGATGGGGAACACAAGGCTGACCCTGCGTGGCCTTCAACCAAGCAGCAAATATGAAGTTCAGGTCCGAGTAAAACCTGACGGCATCACATATAATGGTTACTGGAGTGCTTGGTCTGACCCTGAGTTTGGGACTACTGTACCAATTG ATATGGATCCCCTGATTGTGGCATTAGTTCTCATCATCACCTTAATCCTTATGGTGCTGTCACTCACTGTGCTTCTGTCCTATCACAA ATTCCTGTTAAAAAAAGTATGGCCTGATATCCCTTCACCTGAGCACAAGTTCCAAGGTCTCTTCACTGTCTACAAAGGAGACTTCCAG AAGTGGCTGGGCCACAGTAGTGGCAACAGCCGGGTAGTGCACGTGTACAATGAAGAGCTTCCATCTCCCCTAGAAGTTCTGTCTGAGGCCAGCGTGGCACCGCCTCTGCCAAGTCACAAAAATGCCCTGAGGCCAGCACCCACCACGAGAGTGGCTTCTTTCCTCAGAGAACAGCCAGAGGCCATGGAAGAGGTGGTCAATCAGCTGGACACAAGGGGCATCGACACATATTTGACAGACACATTGCAAGAACCTTCTCATGCCCACTGGTTGATGGAGCAGCTGAGGACTCTTCAGGAGCATCCAGAGGCCCTCACTCAGTCATTCCTTGAATCACAAGACACATATGTCACACTTAATCAGAATTCGCAACATCCCCGGGCAGAGGGAGAAGGGCGAGGGAATGACGCCCTGGACGAATTGCTGCCTCTGCAGGCCCTGTTTGCCAGCAGAGAAACCTCACTGTTGGCTGTCTCACATTCTGATCTCGGCTCCCTCCAGCAAAGCTCTGGGTCAGGAAGACTCTCTTTGCAGTCGAGCTTTGAGTATCCAAACCACACATGGGTGCCTAAAGGGCTGGAGTACACTTACATGGCTGTGGCTGACTCTGGTGTCTCCATGGACTACAGTCCAATGAGCTCCAGCAGGACagtgaacatgagcaaaggcACCATCTATCCCAACGAGTACAAGAATGACATTCTTGGTCTCAGGCAGCCACTGTCTGGTCGACCAATACACTCTTGGCTCTGA
- the swsap1 gene encoding ATPase SWSAP1 codes for MVDILSVVFKRFASQLHVSTNVALKVSPTESSILVVGDENINRSLLFLTAVTAASELGSRVMFFTQNQIQSLPCNLQGSSGLNLKPESLKKIRFVYPKTLEQLLEDVASLHELVRQAAAIPSLVIVNGLDRYLCSPELQGRPQQEAQSMAAHVMALLHDTAAFLTQNLEARVESQAPCRVIVSVQPGIEGRGGGDVLGPDPFLSVLGRYLQVRCTSEKEWRGEGQNEWLLCLSGQGLQVDGDAIEKEGLALKWHVAMQPSGVLEFWPDVATKEKTLQEQASLEAKDD; via the exons ATGGTCGACATCCTTAGTGTGGTTTTTAAGCGGTTTGCTTCACAGCTGCACGTATCAACTAATGTAGCGTTAAAGGTGTCTCCTACTGAGAGCAGCATTTTGGTCGTTGGAGATGAAAACATCAACAGATCGCTGTTGTTCCTGACAGCTGTAACAGCAGCTTCAGAATTAGGAAGCAGAGTGATGTTTTTCACTCAAAATCAAATCCAGAGCCTTCCATGCAATCTTCAGGGCTCAAGTGGTCTGAATCTGAAGCCTGAAAGTTTAAAG AAAATCCGGTTTGTGTACCCCAAGACTTTGGAGCAACTGCTGGAGGATGTAGCCTCCCTTCACGAGCTGGTCAGACAGGCTGCCGCCATCCCTTCCTTGGTCATTGTGAACGGTTTGGACCGGTATTTGTGCAGCCCCGAGTTGCAGGGCAGACCTCAGCAGGAGGCTCAGAGCATGGCAGCTCATGTGATGGCCCTCCTGCATGACACAGCTgctttcctcacccagaacctgGAGGCCCGAGTGGAGAGCCAGGCCCCGTGTCGGGTCATCGTCTCTGTTCAGCCCGGTATTGAAGGCAGAGGTGGGGGTGATGTGTTGGGCCCAGATCCCTTCCTTTCGGTCCTGGGACGCTATCTGCAGGTGAGGTGCACCTCAGAGAAAGAGTGGAGGGGTGAGGGGCAGAATGAGTGGCTGCTGTGTCTGTCAGGTCAAGGACTGCAGGTTGATGGGGATGCTATTGAAAAGGAAGGGCTGGCATTGAAATGGCATGTAGCAATGCAGCCAAGTGGAGTGCTGGAGTTCTGGCCAGATGTTGCAACCAAAGAGAAGACACTACAGGAACAAGCCTCTCTGGAAGCAAAAGATGACTAA